One window of Saccharopolyspora phatthalungensis genomic DNA carries:
- a CDS encoding TRAFAC clade GTPase domain-containing protein — MAKVACPYCYHRFPPSNLRFQCTGRPAPGRDKCRKVVDPERQRLTGYATAAWPTFAPPSSRLGRTPRRAPCPDCGTVSGIRACPVCHTPLPANFAEGNSPLIGVVGGKNAGKTVYTTVLVHELRHNIRRRFDADISFAGEPAGVGTAQWLERYEQALFDDRALFESTASSADGIRIPLVMQWRQPRLRFGREVHNTTTLSFYDAAGEDMTTQEFVNSQAYLTAADGMIVLLDPFQLPGVPDRIAVPDAGRRDTEPPINVLTRVTEMLRSSVGLSDRKRVDTPIAVVFSKIDAFFGMLGANHPLLRPSPTGPQYDEAGGQDTDEHLRALLAELGADDIDGHLRAHYQTFRYFAVSSLGAEPDYGRKQIDPAGVRPFRVDEPLLWLLSHFRIIERSRG, encoded by the coding sequence ATGGCCAAGGTCGCCTGTCCTTACTGCTACCACCGGTTTCCCCCGAGCAACCTGCGGTTCCAGTGCACCGGCCGGCCCGCTCCCGGGCGGGACAAGTGCCGCAAGGTCGTCGATCCGGAGCGGCAGCGGCTTACCGGCTACGCCACCGCCGCCTGGCCGACCTTCGCGCCGCCGTCGTCCCGGCTGGGACGCACTCCGCGCCGGGCGCCGTGCCCGGATTGCGGCACGGTCAGCGGCATCCGCGCCTGCCCGGTGTGCCATACCCCGCTGCCCGCCAACTTCGCGGAGGGCAACAGCCCACTGATCGGCGTGGTGGGCGGCAAGAACGCCGGCAAAACCGTCTACACCACGGTGCTGGTGCATGAGCTGCGGCACAACATCCGGCGTCGGTTCGACGCCGACATCTCCTTCGCCGGGGAACCGGCGGGGGTCGGCACCGCGCAGTGGCTGGAGCGCTACGAGCAGGCCCTTTTCGACGACCGGGCGCTGTTCGAGTCCACCGCCAGTTCCGCCGACGGGATCCGCATCCCGCTGGTCATGCAGTGGCGGCAGCCGCGCCTGCGGTTCGGCCGCGAGGTGCACAACACCACGACGCTGTCGTTCTACGACGCCGCCGGCGAGGACATGACGACCCAGGAGTTCGTCAACAGCCAGGCGTACTTAACCGCGGCGGACGGGATGATCGTGCTGCTGGACCCATTCCAGCTGCCCGGCGTGCCGGATCGGATCGCCGTGCCGGACGCCGGCCGCCGCGACACCGAACCGCCGATCAACGTCCTCACCCGCGTCACCGAAATGCTGCGTTCCAGCGTCGGGCTCAGCGACCGCAAGCGGGTCGATACGCCGATCGCGGTGGTGTTCTCCAAGATCGACGCCTTTTTCGGGATGCTCGGCGCCAACCATCCGCTGCTGCGCCCCTCGCCCACTGGCCCGCAGTACGACGAGGCGGGCGGACAGGACACCGACGAGCACCTGCGGGCGTTGCTGGCCGAGCTTGGCGCCGACGACATCGACGGTCACCTGCGGGCGCACTACCAGACGTTCCGCTATTTCGCGGTTTCCTCGCTCGGGGCGGAGCCGGACTACGGCCGCAAGCAGATCGATCCGGCTGGAGTGCGGCCGTTCCGCGTGGACGAACCGCTGCTGTGGCTGCTCAGCCACTTCAGGATCATCGAACGGA